Proteins found in one Raphanus sativus cultivar WK10039 unplaced genomic scaffold, ASM80110v3 Scaffold0131, whole genome shotgun sequence genomic segment:
- the LOC130501232 gene encoding tetraspanin-9-like, translating into MVRCSNSLVGILNFFVFLLSIPILSSGIWLSLNGHTQCERFFDKPMIALGAFLMVVALAGVIGSCCRVSWLLWFYLCVMLLSIIVVLCFTIFAFVVTNKGSGETIPGKVYKEYRLGDYSEWLQKRVNDNHHWKNIRSCLYEDKFCNRLEFFSAGRFHNASEFSKIDLNSLESGCCKPSNDCNFTYISPTTWNKTSGTYKNPDCNTWDSDNKKLCYDCQSCKAGFIDNLKTSWKLVAIVNIVFLVVLIIVYAMACCAVKNNKDDNSYAQF; encoded by the exons ATGGTTCGTTGCAGTAACAGCCTCGTAGGCATACTCAACTTCTTCGTCTTCCTCTTGTCCATTCCCATTCTCTCCAGCGGAATCTGGCTCAGCCTTAATGGCCACACGCAGTGCGAGAGGTTCTTCGACAAACCCATGATCGCTCTCGGCGCTTTTCTCATGGTTGTCGCACTCGCAGGAGTCATAGGATCTTGCTGTAGAGTTTCGTGGCTCCTATGGTTTTACCTTTGCGTGATGCTCTTGTCAATCATCGTGGTCCTTTGTTTCACCATCTTCGCCTTTGTCGTCACCAATAAAGGCTCTGGCGAAACCATCCCCGGAAAGGTTTATAAGGAGTATAGACTCGGTGACTACTCTGAGTGGTTGCAGAAGCGTGTTAACGACAATCATCATTGGAAAAACATTAGAAGCTGTCTTTACGAGGACAAGTTCTGTAATCGCTTGGAGTTCTTCTCAGCTGGTAGATTTCATAATGCTTCTGAattctccaagattgatctcAATTCTCTTGAG tcTGGCTGCTGCAAGCCCTCTAATGACTGTAACTTCACCTACATAAGCCCAACAACTTGGAACAAGACATCAGGAACATATAAAAACCCAGATTGCAACACTTGGGACAGCGATAACAAAAAGCTCTGCTACGATTGCCAATCATGCAAGGCCGGTTTTATCGACAACCTCAAGACCTCATGGAAACTAGTTGCTATTGTCAACATCGTCTTCCTTGTAGTCCTCATTATCGTCTACGCTATGGCATGTTGCGCCGTCAAGAACAACAAGGATGACA